The following proteins are co-located in the Dioscorea cayenensis subsp. rotundata cultivar TDr96_F1 unplaced genomic scaffold, TDr96_F1_v2_PseudoChromosome.rev07_lg8_w22 25.fasta BLBR01000479.1, whole genome shotgun sequence genome:
- the LOC120254522 gene encoding pentatricopeptide repeat-containing protein At2g13600-like isoform X2, with protein MFRSILNASITTFVYPSLSHVKLRHFTNPRVLPPFTLHNYRICGSSSGNHGSMMDVFRILGPLDCLFPSSDRNPYVTLLRRCIKTRNFVLGGFVHSQLIKLGLENELMVSNVLLDLYAKLGLLDCGLKLFDEMLDRDLISWCTLISGFVAHGFELEAYGLFRRMLKNGVRPNHFVISSVLKGCAISGVLRIGVLVHGLVIKGGLGFDRFVEIALVGVYAKCGSLDDALKVFYEIPVKSPVAWNAMISGYVCNGFLVEAAEMCQEMCRIGFVMDLVTLRVIAGVCSSLEMPDFWYHFYSHWAEAIELAKKFLMLGLDTDQGAIVSIINICQSKEEMVPVHAQIIKAGYLAYLSTGNALISSYAKFGVMVDAFAIFYEMPVRDVVSWTAIMTGLVKNARFREALECFRGCWESGTDLDQYSIITTINACTGLRAMENGRQIHALALKLGVEFSSFMVASLLHLYAKCGHMDTASKLFNFTSYRQDLIQTNIMLAGYYWNSQPRTSLDLFSLQYRSGLVPDNFSFSTTLNACAASKSLEMGEQLHCCIMKSGYEFSDIIIGNAIIHLYVKSGRIDSACKFFYGMKKWDVNMYAMLMLGYIQQRGSDEDVQMFRQIQLSQWHGGKLAFARILRGSSEFTTLSRGKQALASDIKMGFISDVDASVSFHDKIGQIDKAGEILDEMPIRDDTCDPLISSFALGGDGEGTFRGDDLYRLQEENQEYHTYINVLNLNPCVVSNVGQHGLWRVVSFDNSTSRKYVECP; from the exons ATGTTCAGATCCATTCTCAATGCTTCAATCACTACATTCGTGTATCCATCTCTCTCTCATGTTAAGCTCCGCCACTTCACAAACCCTAGGGTTTTGCCCCCTTTCACTCTTCACAACTATAGGATTTGTGGGAGCTCTTCTGGGAATCATGGCAGTATGATGGATGTTTTCAGGATTCTTGGTCCATTGGATTGTCTCTTCCCTTCTTCGGATCGGAACCCTTATGTGACACTTCTCAGAAGGTGCATCAAAACTAGGAACTTTGTTCTTGGTGGATTCGTTCACAGTCAGTTGATCAAGCTTGGATTGGAAAATGAGTTGATGGTGTCTAATGTGTTGCTTGATTTGTATGCTAAGTTGGGACTTTTGGATTGTGGCCTGAagctgtttgatgaaatgcttgaCAGGGATTTGATTTcttggtgtactttgatttCGGGTTTTGTGGCGCATGGGTTTGAGCTGGAGGCTTATGGGTTGTTCAGGAGGATGTTGAAGAACGGTGTCAGGCCGAATCATTTTGTTATCTCATCTGTACTGAAAGGGTGTGCCATTTCTGGGGTGTTGCGGATTGGCGTTTTGGTTCATGGGTTGGTTATTAAAGGTGGACTTGGTTTTGATAGATTTGTAGAGATTGCTCTGGTTGGTGTGTATGCCAAATGTGGTTCTTTGGATGATGCACTGAAGGTGTTCTACGAAATTCCGGTGAAGAGCCCTGTCGCATGGAATGCGATGATATCTGGCTATGTCTGTAATGGTTTCCTTGTGGAGGCTGCAGAAATGTGCCAGGAGATGTGCCGCATTGGATTTGTGATGGATTTGGTTACTTTGAGAGTGATTGCTGGTGTGTGCTCTTCTTTGGAGATGCCTGATTTTT GGTATCACTTTTACAGCCATTGGGCCGAAGCTATAGAACTTGCAAAGAAATTTCTCATGTTAGGTTTGGATACAGACCAAGGAGCAATAGTCAGCATTATTAATATATGTCAAAGCAAGGAAGAGATGGTGCCTGTCCATGCCCAGATAATAAAGGCTGGATATCTAGCTTACCTTTCTACCGGCAATGCGCTGATCTCCTCTTATGCTAAATTTGGAGTGATGGTGGATGCATTTGCAATTTTTTATGAGATGCCTGTGCGTGATGTGGTTTCTTGGACTGCAATTATGACAGGTCTTGTTAAAAATGCtagatttagagaagcactagAATGCTTTCGTGGTTGCTGGGAATCTGGGACAGATTTAGACCAGTATTCTATTATAACAACAATTAATGCATGTACAGGTCTTCGAGCTATGGAGAATGGTAGACAAATTCATGCCTTGGCTTTGAAACTTGGGGTTGAGTTCTCTAGTTTCATGGTTGCATCTCTTCTTCACCTGTATGCAAAATGTGGGCATATGGACACTGCTAGTAAGTTATTTAACTTCACATCTTACCGACAGGATCTCATTCAAACAAATATCATGCTTGCTGGGTATTACTGGAATTCACAACCAAGGACATCCCTTGACCTTTTCAGTTTGCAGTATCGATCAGGGCTGGTTCCCGATAACTTCAGCTTTTCCACCACACTCAATGCTTGCGCTGCTAGTAAGTCATTGGAGATGGGTGAACAGTTACATTGCTGTATCATGAAGAGTGGCTATGAATTTTCAGATATCATCATTGGAAATGCGATTATACACCTCTATGTAAAATCTGGAAGGATTGACTCTGCTTGCAAATTCTTTTATGGCATGAAGAAGTGGGATGTGAATATGTATGCAATGTTGATGTTGGGCTACATACAGCAGAGAGGAAGTGATGAAGATGTCCAAATGTTCCGTCAAATTCAACTGAGTCAATGGCATGGTGGTAAACTTGCCTTTGCCAGAATTTTAAGAGGTTCTTCAGAGTTCACTACTTTAAGTCGTGGCAAACAGGCACTTGCTTCTGATATAAAGATGGGATTTATTTCGGATGTTGATGCATCTGTGAGCTTTCATGATAAAATTGGGCAGATTGACAAAGCTGGTGAGATTCTTGATGAGATGCCAATTCGAGATGATACTTGTGATCCCCTCATCTCATCATTTGCACTTGGTGGCGATGGTGAGGGGACTTTTAGAGGGGACGACCTATACAGATTGCAAGAAGAAAATCAGGAGTATCATACTTACATCAATGTCTTGAACCTTAACCCATGTGTTGTTTCTAATGTGGGGCAACATGGTTTATGGCGTGTTGTATCATTTGATAACTCTACCAGTAGAAAATATGTAGAATGCCCTTAA
- the LOC120254522 gene encoding pentatricopeptide repeat-containing protein At3g20730-like isoform X1 — translation MFRSILNASITTFVYPSLSHVKLRHFTNPRVLPPFTLHNYRICGSSSGNHGSMMDVFRILGPLDCLFPSSDRNPYVTLLRRCIKTRNFVLGGFVHSQLIKLGLENELMVSNVLLDLYAKLGLLDCGLKLFDEMLDRDLISWCTLISGFVAHGFELEAYGLFRRMLKNGVRPNHFVISSVLKGCAISGVLRIGVLVHGLVIKGGLGFDRFVEIALVGVYAKCGSLDDALKVFYEIPVKSPVAWNAMISGYVCNGFLVEAAEMCQEMCRIGFVMDLVTLRVIAGVCSSLEMPDFCKNLHAYSIKIGLDKDSFIVAELVRLFCKIGEVADLRKLFDRVKKPDASLFSLLISGYHFYSHWAEAIELAKKFLMLGLDTDQGAIVSIINICQSKEEMVPVHAQIIKAGYLAYLSTGNALISSYAKFGVMVDAFAIFYEMPVRDVVSWTAIMTGLVKNARFREALECFRGCWESGTDLDQYSIITTINACTGLRAMENGRQIHALALKLGVEFSSFMVASLLHLYAKCGHMDTASKLFNFTSYRQDLIQTNIMLAGYYWNSQPRTSLDLFSLQYRSGLVPDNFSFSTTLNACAASKSLEMGEQLHCCIMKSGYEFSDIIIGNAIIHLYVKSGRIDSACKFFYGMKKWDVNMYAMLMLGYIQQRGSDEDVQMFRQIQLSQWHGGKLAFARILRGSSEFTTLSRGKQALASDIKMGFISDVDASVSFHDKIGQIDKAGEILDEMPIRDDTCDPLISSFALGGDGEGTFRGDDLYRLQEENQEYHTYINVLNLNPCVVSNVGQHGLWRVVSFDNSTSRKYVECP, via the coding sequence ATGTTCAGATCCATTCTCAATGCTTCAATCACTACATTCGTGTATCCATCTCTCTCTCATGTTAAGCTCCGCCACTTCACAAACCCTAGGGTTTTGCCCCCTTTCACTCTTCACAACTATAGGATTTGTGGGAGCTCTTCTGGGAATCATGGCAGTATGATGGATGTTTTCAGGATTCTTGGTCCATTGGATTGTCTCTTCCCTTCTTCGGATCGGAACCCTTATGTGACACTTCTCAGAAGGTGCATCAAAACTAGGAACTTTGTTCTTGGTGGATTCGTTCACAGTCAGTTGATCAAGCTTGGATTGGAAAATGAGTTGATGGTGTCTAATGTGTTGCTTGATTTGTATGCTAAGTTGGGACTTTTGGATTGTGGCCTGAagctgtttgatgaaatgcttgaCAGGGATTTGATTTcttggtgtactttgatttCGGGTTTTGTGGCGCATGGGTTTGAGCTGGAGGCTTATGGGTTGTTCAGGAGGATGTTGAAGAACGGTGTCAGGCCGAATCATTTTGTTATCTCATCTGTACTGAAAGGGTGTGCCATTTCTGGGGTGTTGCGGATTGGCGTTTTGGTTCATGGGTTGGTTATTAAAGGTGGACTTGGTTTTGATAGATTTGTAGAGATTGCTCTGGTTGGTGTGTATGCCAAATGTGGTTCTTTGGATGATGCACTGAAGGTGTTCTACGAAATTCCGGTGAAGAGCCCTGTCGCATGGAATGCGATGATATCTGGCTATGTCTGTAATGGTTTCCTTGTGGAGGCTGCAGAAATGTGCCAGGAGATGTGCCGCATTGGATTTGTGATGGATTTGGTTACTTTGAGAGTGATTGCTGGTGTGTGCTCTTCTTTGGAGATGCCTGATTTTTGTAAGAATCTTCATGCTTACTCTATCAAAATTGGGTTGGATAAAGATAGTTTCATTGTTGCTGAGCTAGTCAGATTGTTCTGCAAGATTGGAGAAGTTGCTGATTTGAGAAAGCTTTTTGATAGGGTTAAGAAACCTGATGCGTCTTTGTTTTCCCTCCTGATTTCAGGGTATCACTTTTACAGCCATTGGGCCGAAGCTATAGAACTTGCAAAGAAATTTCTCATGTTAGGTTTGGATACAGACCAAGGAGCAATAGTCAGCATTATTAATATATGTCAAAGCAAGGAAGAGATGGTGCCTGTCCATGCCCAGATAATAAAGGCTGGATATCTAGCTTACCTTTCTACCGGCAATGCGCTGATCTCCTCTTATGCTAAATTTGGAGTGATGGTGGATGCATTTGCAATTTTTTATGAGATGCCTGTGCGTGATGTGGTTTCTTGGACTGCAATTATGACAGGTCTTGTTAAAAATGCtagatttagagaagcactagAATGCTTTCGTGGTTGCTGGGAATCTGGGACAGATTTAGACCAGTATTCTATTATAACAACAATTAATGCATGTACAGGTCTTCGAGCTATGGAGAATGGTAGACAAATTCATGCCTTGGCTTTGAAACTTGGGGTTGAGTTCTCTAGTTTCATGGTTGCATCTCTTCTTCACCTGTATGCAAAATGTGGGCATATGGACACTGCTAGTAAGTTATTTAACTTCACATCTTACCGACAGGATCTCATTCAAACAAATATCATGCTTGCTGGGTATTACTGGAATTCACAACCAAGGACATCCCTTGACCTTTTCAGTTTGCAGTATCGATCAGGGCTGGTTCCCGATAACTTCAGCTTTTCCACCACACTCAATGCTTGCGCTGCTAGTAAGTCATTGGAGATGGGTGAACAGTTACATTGCTGTATCATGAAGAGTGGCTATGAATTTTCAGATATCATCATTGGAAATGCGATTATACACCTCTATGTAAAATCTGGAAGGATTGACTCTGCTTGCAAATTCTTTTATGGCATGAAGAAGTGGGATGTGAATATGTATGCAATGTTGATGTTGGGCTACATACAGCAGAGAGGAAGTGATGAAGATGTCCAAATGTTCCGTCAAATTCAACTGAGTCAATGGCATGGTGGTAAACTTGCCTTTGCCAGAATTTTAAGAGGTTCTTCAGAGTTCACTACTTTAAGTCGTGGCAAACAGGCACTTGCTTCTGATATAAAGATGGGATTTATTTCGGATGTTGATGCATCTGTGAGCTTTCATGATAAAATTGGGCAGATTGACAAAGCTGGTGAGATTCTTGATGAGATGCCAATTCGAGATGATACTTGTGATCCCCTCATCTCATCATTTGCACTTGGTGGCGATGGTGAGGGGACTTTTAGAGGGGACGACCTATACAGATTGCAAGAAGAAAATCAGGAGTATCATACTTACATCAATGTCTTGAACCTTAACCCATGTGTTGTTTCTAATGTGGGGCAACATGGTTTATGGCGTGTTGTATCATTTGATAACTCTACCAGTAGAAAATATGTAGAATGCCCTTAA